DNA from Roseomonas gilardii subsp. gilardii:
CGGAGGGCTGCATCACGCCCCCGCCTCCGCCGTCGCAGCGTCAGCATGAAGCCGATGCACGGTAGCCGGCGCCTTCTCGCAATACGCGGCCCAATCCGCCATCAACGTGCGGCGCTTCTCGAATAGGTCGCCACGCGCATACGCAGCTTCCGTCTTGTCGGCGACCACGTGCGCAAGCGCCATCTCGGCGACATGGACGGGATGCGATGATGCCTCGCCAGCCCAATCGCGAAACGTGCTTCGCGCCGTGCCATGCGCCGTCAGGTCCGCATGCCCCATGCGCTTCAATACCGCGCCAAGCGACATGTCAGAAAGCGGCGTGCCCTTCCGCATGCCAGGGAAGATCAGCGCATCTGGATCGGGCTTGCCGTCCGCCGGCAAAAGGCCGCGCAGCAATGCCACGGCGGCGGGCGCCAGCGGGACGCGGTGTTCACGCTTCCCCTTCATGCGGGCGGCCGGGATTTTCCAGTCGGCTGCGTCAAGGTCAATCTCGCGCCACGTCGCAAGGCGCACTTCGCTGGATCGCGACGCGCACAGAATGGCGAACTCCAAGGCGCGGGCGGACGTGCCTTCGCGCTCGCGCAACGCCTTCATGAACTCGGGGATGCGGCGCCAGTCCAGGGCGGCATGATGTTCAACTTTGGCGATTTGGCTACGCGCCTTGAGCACGAAGGCAAGATTGCCCTTCCACATCGCGGGGTTCGGACCCTCGCGCCATTTGCGGACGGTCGCGTAGTCCAACACGGCTTCGATGCGCCCCCGGAGCCGGCTCGCGGTTTCCGCCTTCGTCGTCCAGATCGGGCGCAGCGCCGCCAGGACGTGCGATGCCTCCACCGCCGCGACCGGCACGTCGCCGAAGTGCGGCAGGGCGTAGGTGGTCAGGGTCATGCGCCATTGCGCGATATGCTTCTCATTGGCGTCCGCCCGGTCTTCCACCTTGTCGGCAAGAAACGCTTCGACCGCCTGCGCGAAGGTGACGGCGCGTAGCTTGGCACGCTCGGCTTCGGCCGCCTCCGCCGCCTTCCGCGCGTCCCGATGCTCCAAGGGGTCTATGCCC
Protein-coding regions in this window:
- a CDS encoding tyrosine-type recombinase/integrase; its protein translation is MPRIAKGLTAIAVQNAKPGPGGKPKRYGAGGNLYLLVRPAVLREEDAAGDGSGTTGRPRTRAEAQASAARAWDAMEGLRAGTMTPQDARAVAAGRQPAKDAKAPPLVKFWLFRYTMPGGKLREMGLGSAPGSVSGAPLSLAEAREKAASLLRMVREGIDPLEHRDARKAAEAAEAERAKLRAVTFAQAVEAFLADKVEDRADANEKHIAQWRMTLTTYALPHFGDVPVAAVEASHVLAALRPIWTTKAETASRLRGRIEAVLDYATVRKWREGPNPAMWKGNLAFVLKARSQIAKVEHHAALDWRRIPEFMKALREREGTSARALEFAILCASRSSEVRLATWREIDLDAADWKIPAARMKGKREHRVPLAPAAVALLRGLLPADGKPDPDALIFPGMRKGTPLSDMSLGAVLKRMGHADLTAHGTARSTFRDWAGEASSHPVHVAEMALAHVVADKTEAAYARGDLFEKRRTLMADWAAYCEKAPATVHRLHADAATAEAGA